The Stenotrophomonas maltophilia genome segment GTTCATCGCGCTTGCCGCTGATCAGCAGCATCCATGCAACGAACATGATGACCAGGGCCAGCAACGAACAGAAAACGATCTTGGCCTTCTGCGGCCAGTTGCCGATGTCGTTGAAATCCAGGTTCTTCAGATCGATTTTCTGGCTCATGCGCGGTCCCCCTGCAGCGGGGCGTAAGAGGCCTGCGGCGGCTGCGCCAGGCGGCTGCCCTCAGGCCTGGCGGCCGGAGCCGGTGCGGCGGGCTGGTTCGGCTTGGCCGGTGCAGGCGCCGGTGCGCTGGCGGGTGCTGCGGCCGGGGCCGCCGCCGGTTGGGCCGGGGCCGGTGCTGGTGCAGCAGCCGGGGCCGCCACATCGGGGCCGGCGGCAAGCGGCGCCACGGCGGGCGTCGCAGCCGGGGCGGCCGCCACGCTGCCATCCGCGTTCAAACCGGCAGTGCCTGTCTCTTCACTCTGCGCCGGCAGCTTCACCGTGACCTTGAACATGTACGGCAGTGCCTTGATGTCCGATACCGGACCGGCTGCACTCTTGTCGCCGGCACTGGCCTGGATGATCGACAGCTCCGGGTTGGTCATCCAGCCGGAGGTTTCCAGGTTGCGCATGTAAGCCGACACGCGTGCATTGGACTGGGTGCGTCCCTCGAGGGTGAGCATGTCCCCCTCCTGCTGCAGGGCGGTCAGCACCACGCCGTCGGGAATCGTGCGCACCAACGCGTCGAACAGGTGGACCATCTGCGAGCGCTTGGCCTGCAGTTCCTCGATCACCTTCTTGCGGGCCAGCAGGCGGTCCTTCTGCGCATCGAGGCGGTCGATCTCCTTGTTCTGTTCCTTGACCTTCTCGATCTCGGCTTCCAGATAGGCATTGCGGTCCATCTGGCCGCTCACCTGCCGGTCGTAATAGAACCAGATCAGCAGCGACAGCAGCAGGCCACCGATCGCGGCCATGCCCAGCATTGCGTAGAACTCGCGCTGGCGTTGCTTGCGCCGCTCGGCGCGCCAGGGCAATAGATTGATGCGTGCCATCAGTCGAAGCTCCTCAGCGCCAGACCGGTGGCGATCATCAGCGCGGGGGCATCCTGGGCCAGCGCATGCGCATTCACCTTGGGGCCCAGGGTCATCTGTGCCAGCGGGTTGGCGACCACGGTCGGCACGCCCAGCTGCTCCTCGACCATTTCCGGCAGCCCGCCCAGCACGGCGCAGCCGCCGGCCAGCACGATGTGATCAACGCGGTTGAACTCACTGCCTGCATAGAAGAACTGCAGCAGGCGGCTGATCTGCTGGACCGTGGCTTCCTTGAACGGCTCCAGCACTTCCATCTCGTAGCTTTCCGGCAGCCCGCCCTGGCGCTTGGCCAGGCCGGCCTCCTCGTAGCTCAGGCCGTAACGGCGCATGATCTCGTCGGTCAGCTGCTTGCCACCGAACACCTGTTCGCGGCTGTACAGGCTGCGGCCGCCGCGCAGGACGTTGAGGGTGGTCATGGTGGCGCCGATATCGACCAGCGCGACCACGCCGTCGATGGACACCGGCAGCTCGCTGGCGACCAGGGCGTAGGCGTTCTCGACCGCGAAGGCCTCCACGTCCATCACCTTGGCCTGCAGGCCACCCAGTTCCAGGGCCGACTGGCGCAGTTCCACGTTCTCCGAACGCGACGCGGCCAGCAGCACCTGGACCATCTCCGGGTTGTTCGGGATCGCCCCGATCACCTCGAAGTCCAGGTTCACTTCCTCGATCGGGTACGGAATGTAGTTGACCGCTTCCAGCTCGATCTGGGCTTCCATGTCGTTCTCGTCGAGTTCGGCCGGCATCGGGATCACCTTGGTGATCACCGCCGACCCGGCGACGGCGGCAGCGGC includes the following:
- a CDS encoding PilN domain-containing protein, with the protein product MARINLLPWRAERRKQRQREFYAMLGMAAIGGLLLSLLIWFYYDRQVSGQMDRNAYLEAEIEKVKEQNKEIDRLDAQKDRLLARKKVIEELQAKRSQMVHLFDALVRTIPDGVVLTALQQEGDMLTLEGRTQSNARVSAYMRNLETSGWMTNPELSIIQASAGDKSAAGPVSDIKALPYMFKVTVKLPAQSEETGTAGLNADGSVAAAPAATPAVAPLAAGPDVAAPAAAPAPAPAQPAAAPAAAPASAPAPAPAKPNQPAAPAPAARPEGSRLAQPPQASYAPLQGDRA
- a CDS encoding pilus assembly protein PilM, with the translated sequence MGLIPKSQSPLVGVDISSTAVKLLQLSRSGNRFRVEHYAVEPLPPNAVVEKNIVEVEAVGEAIRRAMNRSGSKAKLAAAAVAGSAVITKVIPMPAELDENDMEAQIELEAVNYIPYPIEEVNLDFEVIGAIPNNPEMVQVLLAASRSENVELRQSALELGGLQAKVMDVEAFAVENAYALVASELPVSIDGVVALVDIGATMTTLNVLRGGRSLYSREQVFGGKQLTDEIMRRYGLSYEEAGLAKRQGGLPESYEMEVLEPFKEATVQQISRLLQFFYAGSEFNRVDHIVLAGGCAVLGGLPEMVEEQLGVPTVVANPLAQMTLGPKVNAHALAQDAPALMIATGLALRSFD